A single Brachionichthys hirsutus isolate HB-005 chromosome 17, CSIRO-AGI_Bhir_v1, whole genome shotgun sequence DNA region contains:
- the mxd4 gene encoding max dimerization protein 4, translating into MELNSLLILLEAAEYLERRDREAEHGYASVLPFSSDFARKKTKASPISRKAPNNRSSHNELEKHRRAKLRLYLEQLKKLVPLGPDSTRHTTLSLLKRAKMHIKKLEEQDRKALNVKEQLQREHRYLKRRLEQLSVSGSVERIRTDSMGSTISTDSEQEVDVEGVEFTPGEADSVDSISEGEEEEEEEEEEGEEEEDDHYSLQSSSSDTSYTAPHSHRLQPHHC; encoded by the exons ATGGAGCTTAATTCTCTTTTAATTCTACTGGAGGCTGCAGAGTACTTGGAAAGAAGAGACAGAG aggcaGAACATGGCTACGCGTCTGTTTTACCGTTCAGCAGCGACTTTGCCAGAAAGAAAACGAAAGCCTCGCCAATTTCCAGAAAAGCTCCGAACAACAG atCATCACACAACGAGCTGGAGAAACACAG acgtGCCAAGCTACGGCTGTACctggagcagctgaagaagCTGGTGCCTTTAGGTCCAGACAGCACGAGGCACACCACACTGAGCTTGCTGAAAAGGGCTAAGATGCACATTAAG aagctggaggagcaggacaggaaggCTTTAAACgtgaaggagcagctgcagcgagAGCACCGCTACCTCAAACGCCGCCTGGAGCAGCTCTCTGTGTCCGGGTCTGTGGAGCGCATCCGCACCGACAGCATGGGCTCCACCATTTCCACCGACTCGGAACAAG AGGTGGACGTTGAGGGCGTGGAGTTCACCCCGGGCGAGGCGGACAGCGTGGACAGCATAAGcgagggcgaggaggaggaggaggaggaggaggaggagggggaggaggaggaggatgaccaCTACAGCCTCCAGAGCAGCTCCAGCGACACCAGCTACACGGCGCCACATTCCCACAGACTGCAGCCGCACCACTGTTAA